Proteins from a single region of Limosilactobacillus fermentum:
- the fni gene encoding type 2 isopentenyl-diphosphate Delta-isomerase, with protein MESAHAQRKNEHLSLAEKDFALNHQVHPFDQVRLIPNALPEMAVKEVKLKPAGLALPFEWPFYIEAMTGGSQRTTAVNASLARLAKQFNLAMATGSMSVMFNDEAAKESFAVLREENPDGFLMANLGAGADFKKARQVINFIDADALEIHLNPAQELIMKEGDREFYWLEALAGLVSRLHIPVIVKEVGFGMSQQTISQLEQIGVRWINVAGTGGTNFARIEDRRNHELDLSDLVNWGLSTPESLLEAQQKSPSTHLIASGGITCPLDVIKAGVLGAKAVGVAGYFLHLLIKEGEEGLAKELHRWQVELPRLMTLVGVRNWDDLYLVDYLLSPELESFTRQRGLVNRRGMGNTAHLINPLG; from the coding sequence ATGGAATCTGCTCACGCCCAACGTAAAAATGAACACCTTTCCCTCGCCGAAAAAGACTTTGCGCTCAATCACCAGGTTCACCCCTTTGATCAGGTGCGCTTAATACCGAATGCCCTCCCCGAAATGGCGGTTAAAGAAGTCAAGCTCAAGCCAGCGGGCTTGGCCCTGCCCTTTGAGTGGCCCTTTTACATTGAGGCCATGACCGGGGGGAGCCAACGGACCACCGCCGTCAACGCCTCCCTCGCCCGCTTAGCCAAGCAATTTAACTTGGCGATGGCTACCGGTTCGATGTCGGTGATGTTTAACGACGAGGCGGCCAAGGAATCATTTGCCGTCCTTCGCGAGGAAAACCCGGACGGCTTTTTAATGGCCAACCTGGGGGCGGGCGCCGATTTTAAAAAGGCCCGTCAAGTGATTAACTTCATTGACGCCGACGCCTTGGAGATCCACTTAAACCCCGCTCAAGAACTAATCATGAAGGAGGGCGACCGCGAATTTTACTGGTTGGAAGCATTGGCCGGCTTAGTTAGCCGCCTCCACATCCCGGTGATCGTCAAGGAAGTCGGCTTCGGCATGAGCCAACAAACCATCTCTCAATTAGAACAAATTGGCGTGCGGTGGATCAACGTGGCCGGCACCGGGGGAACCAACTTCGCCCGGATTGAGGACCGGCGTAACCACGAACTCGACCTGAGTGACCTGGTTAACTGGGGGCTGTCCACCCCCGAAAGCCTCCTGGAAGCCCAGCAAAAGTCGCCTTCCACCCACTTGATTGCTAGTGGTGGCATCACCTGCCCACTGGACGTAATCAAGGCCGGGGTACTGGGCGCCAAGGCGGTTGGGGTGGCTGGTTACTTCCTCCACCTCCTGATCAAAGAGGGCGAAGAAGGGTTAGCCAAGGAACTGCACCGCTGGCAAGTTGAACTACCCCGGTTAATGACCTTGGTGGGGGTCCGCAACTGGGATGACCTCTACCTAGTTGACTACCTGTTGAGCCCAGAACTGGAATCGTTCACCCGGCAACGCGGCTTAGTCAACCGACGGGGGATGGGGAATACCGCCCACCTCATTAACCCGCTTGGCTAA
- a CDS encoding helicase C-terminal domain-containing protein, which translates to MVSLAKKKRRGPVYAVVDLETTGTSVKTGSRIIQIGCVLVQDGQVINEFETKINPRTVVPLTIEQLTGIKNNDVKGAPLFEDVAPTLKSLLDDTIFVAHNVNFDFPFLNAEFERAGEAPLTIPAIDTVTLSQILMPTAPSFRLRDLTSYLAIDHDQPHSAVSDAVATAHLLIELLKRLADLPTITLQSIVDLQLTLPQKTAWLFERELAKRAVEPQPLKEELYVSNGLVLHKVRPVSVPTAQVAGKYPATKRQKKYLFGDDLAYRPLQSKMMNAIYNQFSQDEPVRQLVLEAGTGTGKTLGYLLPLAYLTYPDHRIVVSTATNLLQQQVAKQTVAILNDHLPFQLTAVVVKGNDHYLSIDRFAHSLAVHEDSQLAQALKARMLVWLLETTTGDLDELNLNAQQAAYFIEVRHRGVRTLNKQSPFYQDDFLVRRARQVATANLIITNHAYLVAHPAELGGDDRGAFLVVDEAQHLSRAVLRQSRQTLTFARVMMILHQLQNLVNQTGEQNLVTLFENLPLGAYNVELLASDLRELEGRLVDFQQALYGLVKGGQDGELVEQAIDNRQLAGMLAPTNPLMVGLEQALSAINLHFTALNHLFSSRSETWLATDRYLMTQFASQLAGLKEATRMIKEAGQLLASQPEACVFWLTIRQGDEQSTLKLSGGLLVANHYLSREVYPHFLNHLFVGATLFTSGRSAYIFNQLDLDRKQVRVKRFASPFDYGQNARLFVAKDAPAPGATAGEDYIDYLAKMIYQLATKTQCQTMVLFNSLLTIEQVYAKLRNTDLFNQRDILAQGISGNREKLLKQFATGTNSLLMGAASFWEGIDLPKEQLELLVVTRLPFDSPNDVINRAQSALLKAAGKNPFYQVELPKATTRLRQGLGRLLRTPQDRGVAVVLDPRLVTKRYGKTIQAALPSDLPVIAESSDLIVVKTKKFLKGPESATNE; encoded by the coding sequence ATGGTTAGTTTGGCAAAGAAAAAACGACGGGGACCAGTGTACGCGGTGGTCGACTTAGAAACGACCGGCACCAGCGTTAAGACCGGTTCACGGATCATCCAGATTGGTTGCGTCCTGGTCCAAGACGGCCAGGTCATCAACGAATTTGAAACCAAGATCAATCCCCGTACGGTGGTTCCCTTAACCATTGAACAACTGACCGGAATTAAAAATAACGACGTCAAGGGCGCCCCCCTGTTTGAAGACGTGGCGCCGACCTTAAAGAGCCTCTTAGATGACACTATTTTCGTCGCCCACAACGTCAACTTCGACTTTCCCTTTTTAAACGCCGAATTTGAACGGGCGGGGGAAGCGCCATTGACGATCCCGGCGATCGATACGGTTACCTTGAGTCAGATTTTAATGCCCACGGCGCCCAGCTTCCGGCTCCGGGATCTGACCAGTTACCTGGCGATTGACCACGATCAACCGCACAGCGCTGTTTCCGACGCAGTCGCGACCGCCCACCTCCTAATTGAGCTCTTAAAGCGGCTGGCTGACCTGCCGACCATCACCCTGCAAAGCATCGTTGACTTGCAGTTGACCCTGCCGCAGAAGACGGCCTGGCTCTTTGAACGGGAACTGGCCAAGCGGGCGGTGGAACCTCAGCCGCTCAAAGAGGAGCTGTACGTTTCAAACGGCCTGGTCCTCCACAAGGTCCGCCCGGTTAGCGTGCCGACCGCCCAGGTGGCGGGGAAGTACCCGGCCACCAAGCGCCAAAAGAAGTATTTGTTTGGTGATGACCTCGCCTACCGCCCGCTCCAGTCCAAAATGATGAACGCCATCTATAACCAGTTCTCCCAAGACGAGCCGGTCCGCCAGTTGGTCTTAGAGGCCGGCACCGGGACGGGGAAGACGCTGGGGTACTTGTTGCCGCTGGCCTATTTGACCTACCCGGACCACCGGATCGTGGTTTCAACGGCCACCAACCTCTTGCAACAGCAGGTGGCTAAGCAAACGGTCGCCATCTTAAACGACCACCTGCCCTTCCAGTTGACGGCGGTGGTGGTGAAGGGCAACGATCACTACTTAAGTATTGACCGCTTCGCCCACTCGCTGGCCGTGCACGAGGATTCCCAGCTGGCCCAGGCGCTCAAGGCCCGGATGCTGGTGTGGCTGTTAGAGACGACGACCGGCGACCTCGACGAGTTGAACCTAAACGCCCAGCAGGCGGCCTACTTCATTGAGGTTCGCCACCGCGGGGTACGGACCCTCAACAAGCAGTCGCCCTTTTACCAGGATGACTTTCTGGTTCGCCGGGCGCGCCAGGTGGCCACGGCTAACCTAATCATCACCAACCACGCCTACTTGGTTGCCCACCCCGCTGAACTGGGTGGCGACGATCGGGGCGCCTTTTTGGTCGTTGACGAGGCCCAGCACCTGAGTCGGGCGGTCCTCCGTCAATCGCGGCAGACCCTGACCTTCGCGCGGGTGATGATGATCCTCCACCAGCTCCAAAACCTGGTCAACCAGACCGGGGAGCAGAACCTGGTAACCCTGTTTGAAAACCTTCCCCTGGGTGCTTACAACGTCGAGTTACTAGCGAGCGATCTGCGCGAACTCGAGGGGCGCCTGGTGGACTTTCAACAGGCTCTCTATGGCCTGGTAAAGGGGGGCCAAGATGGGGAATTGGTTGAACAGGCCATCGACAACCGCCAGTTAGCCGGGATGCTAGCCCCGACCAACCCGCTAATGGTCGGGCTAGAGCAGGCCCTGTCGGCGATTAACCTCCACTTCACCGCCCTAAACCACCTCTTTTCCTCCCGCAGCGAAACTTGGTTGGCGACCGATCGTTACCTAATGACCCAGTTTGCGAGCCAGCTGGCCGGGTTGAAGGAAGCCACCAGGATGATTAAGGAGGCTGGTCAGCTCCTGGCTAGCCAACCGGAGGCCTGCGTCTTCTGGTTGACGATTCGTCAGGGGGACGAGCAAAGCACCCTCAAGCTGTCCGGGGGCCTCTTGGTAGCTAACCACTACCTGAGCCGCGAGGTTTACCCCCACTTTTTGAACCACCTCTTCGTCGGGGCGACCCTCTTTACCTCGGGGCGGTCGGCCTACATTTTTAACCAGCTCGACCTCGATCGCAAGCAGGTCCGGGTGAAACGCTTCGCATCACCCTTTGACTACGGGCAAAACGCCCGCCTCTTCGTGGCCAAGGATGCGCCAGCGCCGGGCGCCACGGCGGGCGAGGATTACATTGATTACCTGGCCAAGATGATTTACCAACTGGCCACCAAGACCCAGTGCCAAACGATGGTCTTGTTCAACTCCCTTCTAACGATCGAACAGGTCTACGCCAAGTTGCGTAACACCGACCTCTTTAACCAACGCGACATCTTGGCCCAGGGGATCTCGGGTAACCGGGAAAAGCTTTTGAAGCAGTTTGCCACCGGCACCAATTCACTGTTGATGGGGGCGGCTAGTTTTTGGGAGGGGATTGACCTGCCTAAGGAACAACTGGAGCTCTTGGTCGTCACCCGGCTCCCCTTTGACTCCCCTAACGATGTGATTAACCGGGCCCAAAGCGCCCTCTTGAAGGCGGCCGGCAAGAATCCGTTTTACCAAGTGGAACTGCCGAAGGCCACCACGCGCTTACGCCAGGGGCTGGGGCGGCTCTTGCGGACCCCGCAGGACCGGGGGGTAGCGGTTGTCTTGGACCCCCGCCTCGTCACCAAGCGTTACGGTAAAACCATCCAGGCAGCCTTGCCGAGTGATCTGCCGGTGATCGCCGAAAGTAGCGATTTGATCGTGGTAAAAACCAAAAAATTCCTAAAAGGTCCGGAATCGGCCACGAACGAGTGA
- a CDS encoding RsmF rRNA methyltransferase first C-terminal domain-containing protein produces MQLPTAFIEKYQRLLKEEAPAFLAALTSGTVQSGFRANPLKPGQPTATIEAAAGQSPYVTNGYLGKVDGHSLDHVTGWVYSQEPSAMLVGEFADPQPGERVLDLCAAPGGKSTHLIAKMNDEGLLVANEIFKNRAQVLAENLERWGAKHVVVANESPDQLEKQFPAFFDRILVDAPCSGEGMFRKEPAGIEYWNEDYPAECANRQRHILTSALKMLKPGGTLVYSTCTFAPEEDEQMAAWLLNNYDLTMVELEKAPGMDAGRPEWADGNPELTKALRLFPHHFKGEGHFIAKFVKNGEEPVLPTKKNKKKKGRGQRSKFAPTKEQQALWQDFQTKVLPNYEAGQLVVFGDYLYDLPVGMPAIDQMSLIRPGLQLGVFKKNRFEPALALALATKPATCTQVVEVDEPAWRTYVHGDTLTIQDAPKNGWYLVECDQHAAGWGKLVNGTLKNFFPKGLRF; encoded by the coding sequence GTGCAATTACCAACTGCCTTTATTGAAAAGTACCAACGCCTGTTAAAAGAGGAGGCCCCGGCCTTTTTGGCTGCCCTGACTTCCGGGACCGTCCAAAGTGGCTTTCGGGCCAACCCCTTAAAACCGGGTCAGCCAACCGCAACGATTGAAGCGGCGGCAGGCCAAAGCCCCTACGTTACCAACGGGTACCTGGGCAAAGTGGACGGCCACAGCCTCGATCACGTCACTGGTTGGGTCTACAGTCAGGAACCCTCGGCGATGCTAGTCGGCGAGTTTGCCGATCCGCAACCCGGCGAACGGGTCTTGGACCTGTGCGCCGCCCCGGGGGGCAAGTCAACCCACCTGATCGCTAAGATGAACGACGAGGGCCTCTTGGTCGCCAACGAAATCTTTAAGAACCGGGCCCAGGTCCTGGCCGAAAACCTGGAGCGGTGGGGGGCTAAGCACGTGGTGGTGGCCAACGAAAGCCCCGACCAACTGGAAAAGCAGTTCCCGGCCTTTTTTGACCGGATCCTGGTCGACGCCCCGTGCTCGGGGGAGGGGATGTTTAGAAAGGAGCCGGCCGGCATTGAGTATTGGAACGAGGACTACCCGGCCGAGTGTGCCAACCGTCAGCGCCACATTTTAACCTCGGCGCTGAAAATGCTCAAGCCGGGTGGGACCCTGGTTTATTCGACTTGTACCTTTGCCCCCGAAGAAGATGAGCAAATGGCAGCTTGGCTTCTAAACAACTACGACCTAACGATGGTCGAATTAGAAAAGGCGCCGGGCATGGACGCCGGCCGGCCGGAGTGGGCGGACGGTAACCCCGAATTAACTAAGGCGCTGCGCCTCTTTCCCCACCACTTCAAGGGCGAGGGCCACTTCATTGCTAAGTTCGTTAAGAACGGTGAAGAACCCGTCCTCCCCACCAAGAAAAACAAGAAGAAAAAAGGCCGTGGTCAACGGAGTAAGTTTGCCCCCACTAAGGAACAACAAGCCCTGTGGCAAGACTTCCAAACAAAGGTGTTGCCTAATTACGAAGCGGGCCAGTTGGTCGTCTTTGGTGACTACCTCTATGACCTGCCGGTGGGGATGCCAGCGATTGATCAGATGAGCCTCATTCGGCCGGGCCTGCAGCTGGGGGTCTTCAAGAAGAACCGCTTCGAACCGGCCCTGGCGCTGGCGTTAGCCACCAAGCCGGCCACTTGCACCCAGGTTGTGGAAGTGGACGAACCGGCCTGGCGAACCTACGTCCACGGCGATACCCTCACTATTCAGGACGCCCCAAAGAACGGCTGGTACCTGGTTGAGTGCGACCAACACGCCGCAGGCTGGGGCAAGTTGGTCAACGGGACCCTGAAGAACTTCTTCCCCAAGGGCTTGCGGTTTTAA
- a CDS encoding phosphomevalonate kinase, producing MITAKAPGKLYIAGEYAVVENGYPAILVALNQFVTCTITEAKDEVGQIISRQYHDNSLQWRRRGDQMVVDKRDNPFSYILSAINVTEEFARSLNQRLGIYNIRIDSQLDSQSGKKYGLGSSAAVTVATVKALCEYYQLPVNKEMIFKLSSIAHFDVQGNGSLGDVAASVYGGWIAYRSFDRQWLSEQRHYLDLPALLSLPWPDLKIEPLDAPANLALLIGWTGKPASTSRLVDKISLFKAKQQDEYHRFLDRSKACIHRMIDGFHTGDLDKIKEEIRYNRNLLQELAHRSGVQIETPLLKKLCQIAEEFGGAAKTSGAGGGDCGIVAIDGHADLPAVLDSWAKSRIEHLPLSVYFVNNIRRYTLQVKQR from the coding sequence TTGATTACTGCAAAAGCTCCCGGCAAGCTCTACATTGCCGGCGAATATGCGGTGGTTGAAAATGGCTACCCCGCAATTTTGGTTGCTTTAAACCAGTTTGTTACCTGCACGATTACCGAAGCCAAGGATGAGGTTGGCCAAATCATTAGCCGCCAGTACCACGATAACTCCTTGCAGTGGCGCCGCCGTGGCGATCAGATGGTGGTTGACAAGCGCGACAACCCCTTCTCCTACATCCTGTCGGCGATTAACGTGACCGAAGAATTTGCCCGCAGCCTCAACCAGCGCCTGGGGATTTACAACATCCGCATCGACAGCCAGCTCGATTCCCAAAGCGGCAAGAAGTACGGCCTGGGCTCTTCGGCGGCGGTCACGGTGGCGACCGTTAAGGCCCTGTGCGAATACTACCAACTGCCGGTCAACAAGGAAATGATCTTTAAGCTGTCTTCGATCGCCCACTTCGACGTGCAGGGAAACGGCTCGCTGGGTGACGTGGCCGCCTCCGTTTACGGCGGTTGGATCGCCTACCGGTCCTTTGACCGCCAGTGGCTGTCCGAACAGCGCCACTACCTCGACTTACCGGCCCTGCTTTCACTGCCGTGGCCGGACCTCAAGATCGAACCACTCGATGCCCCGGCCAACCTAGCCCTGCTGATTGGGTGGACCGGCAAACCAGCCTCCACCTCACGCCTGGTTGATAAGATTTCACTCTTTAAGGCCAAGCAACAAGACGAGTACCACCGTTTCTTGGACCGTAGCAAGGCCTGCATTCACCGGATGATCGACGGTTTTCACACCGGTGACCTCGATAAGATCAAAGAAGAAATCCGCTACAACCGTAACCTCTTGCAGGAATTGGCCCACCGTTCCGGGGTCCAAATTGAAACCCCGTTATTAAAGAAGCTGTGCCAAATCGCCGAAGAATTTGGCGGCGCCGCTAAGACCTCCGGGGCTGGGGGTGGTGACTGTGGGATCGTGGCCATCGATGGTCACGCCGACCTGCCCGCCGTCCTCGATTCCTGGGCTAAGAGTCGCATCGAACACCTACCGCTGTCGGTCTACTTCGTCAACAACATCCGCCGCTACACCCTACAAGTTAAGCAACGCTAA
- the mvk gene encoding mevalonate kinase: MQASVSGESHAKIILMGEHSVVYGEPAIALPLPSVATVATLTRGGVGKRLTSRYFQGPIEELPASMTGVLKLLNALTDRFSPDDNWELTIESDLPAERGMGSSAATAIAIIRAFFAAYHEELSHAQLLEWADIEEEVTHRSPSGLDAATVSSSTPLWYVKGQTGQAIDMELSATLVIADTGIKGATKEAIAAVKEQLTTNPAQTKARFAHMGHLVEETKVALATDDITRLGTAMDECQQDLVALGVSSPALDHLVAVAKQNGARGAKLTGGGRGGCMIALTATAMGARKLAAVLKENGATATWIQPLKGDH; encoded by the coding sequence ATGCAAGCAAGCGTCAGTGGTGAGAGCCACGCAAAAATTATTTTGATGGGCGAACACAGCGTTGTCTACGGAGAACCCGCCATTGCCCTACCGCTACCCAGCGTTGCCACGGTGGCAACATTAACCCGGGGTGGCGTGGGAAAGCGCCTGACGTCACGCTATTTTCAGGGGCCAATCGAGGAACTTCCCGCCTCAATGACCGGGGTGTTGAAACTGCTCAACGCCCTGACCGACCGCTTCAGCCCGGACGATAATTGGGAACTGACGATCGAAAGCGACCTCCCCGCCGAACGCGGGATGGGCTCGTCAGCCGCCACGGCGATCGCCATTATCCGGGCCTTCTTCGCCGCTTATCACGAGGAACTGAGCCACGCGCAGCTGCTTGAGTGGGCCGACATTGAAGAAGAAGTTACCCACCGGAGCCCCAGCGGCCTAGACGCCGCCACCGTTTCCTCCAGCACCCCGCTTTGGTACGTGAAGGGGCAAACCGGCCAAGCCATTGACATGGAGCTGTCCGCCACCCTGGTAATCGCCGATACCGGCATCAAGGGGGCGACCAAAGAAGCGATCGCCGCCGTTAAAGAACAACTAACAACCAACCCGGCTCAAACCAAGGCCCGTTTCGCCCACATGGGGCACCTGGTCGAAGAAACCAAGGTGGCCCTAGCCACCGATGACATTACCCGCCTCGGCACGGCGATGGACGAGTGCCAACAAGACCTGGTGGCCCTTGGCGTTTCTTCGCCGGCCCTCGATCACCTGGTTGCCGTGGCCAAGCAAAACGGGGCCCGCGGCGCCAAGCTGACCGGGGGTGGCAGGGGCGGTTGCATGATCGCCCTCACCGCTACCGCCATGGGGGCCCGCAAGCTAGCCGCCGTCCTAAAGGAAAACGGCGCCACCGCGACCTGGATTCAACCCCTGAAAGGAGACCATTAA
- a CDS encoding IS3 family transposase: MQELVKEGYTVTELAAVANTSRKSYYIWLKKRQIKTQQEIENAKILAAIRQIEKRHLNCAGYRKVTAILNSDTSKIKEYTFSFDFPINIKRVRRIMREHGIKADIRQPRRNRVKEQQQYLEDNVLHRQFAPDQPNKVWVTDTTELTYGRGNKVRLHAIIDLYGNYALSYFISPTETAKDVIKAFELAKQKTSRLAPLIHTDRGSAYTSREFSNYLIQNQCVHSMSAPGTPADNAVIERWWCDFKHLWLAHQPAPQTYDQLLKLVAEGVKYFNTVEISGKRKNLTAVDYYRSEIA; the protein is encoded by the coding sequence ATTCAGGAACTAGTTAAGGAAGGTTACACAGTGACCGAGTTGGCGGCGGTAGCAAACACGTCGCGTAAGTCATATTACATTTGGCTCAAGAAAAGGCAGATCAAGACCCAGCAAGAAATCGAGAATGCGAAGATTTTGGCGGCGATTCGTCAAATCGAGAAACGCCATTTGAACTGTGCGGGTTACCGGAAGGTCACGGCCATTCTTAATAGCGATACCAGCAAGATTAAAGAGTACACTTTTAGCTTCGACTTCCCGATTAACATTAAACGGGTCCGGCGGATTATGCGTGAGCACGGGATCAAAGCTGACATTCGCCAACCGCGTCGTAACCGGGTTAAAGAACAACAACAGTACCTTGAAGACAATGTATTACATCGCCAATTTGCCCCTGACCAGCCTAATAAGGTCTGGGTGACTGATACTACGGAACTTACTTACGGTCGTGGAAACAAGGTACGACTGCACGCAATCATAGATTTGTATGGGAACTATGCGCTTAGTTACTTCATATCTCCAACCGAAACCGCCAAGGACGTAATTAAAGCTTTTGAATTGGCTAAACAGAAGACCAGTAGGTTGGCTCCGTTAATTCATACAGATCGTGGATCTGCCTACACTTCAAGGGAATTCAGTAATTACCTTATCCAAAACCAATGCGTCCACAGTATGTCAGCGCCGGGGACCCCGGCTGATAATGCGGTAATTGAGCGCTGGTGGTGTGACTTCAAACATCTGTGGCTGGCACACCAGCCAGCGCCTCAAACGTATGACCAACTCTTAAAGTTAGTGGCAGAAGGCGTTAAGTACTTCAACACCGTTGAAATATCCGGTAAAAGAAAGAATCTCACCGCTGTAGATTACTACAGAAGTGAGATTGCATAA
- the mvaD gene encoding diphosphomevalonate decarboxylase has translation MTTTARAHTNIALVKYWGKRDAALMLPQTDSLSLTLDEFYTTTTVNFNQALNEDQFYLDGELVSANKAQKVVKFMDLVRQLSGRTEYAQIASVNNVPMAAGLASSASAFAALAGAAAKDAGLDLSLKDLSRLARRGSGSATRSVYGGLVEWHRGVDDATSFAEPVQEVPDFDIAMLAILVDTSQKKVSSRGGMQLVVETSPYYPAWREVVKRDMVAIKEAIANRDLPTIGHIAQENALRMHALNLAADPGFTYFDGQTILAMQTIDRLREEGLNCYYTMDAGPNVKVIFDPKDQDDLLNALTPLFGAERLVVAKPGPGIEFLTEPVMKF, from the coding sequence ATGACCACCACCGCCCGCGCCCACACCAACATTGCCCTGGTCAAGTACTGGGGCAAGCGCGACGCCGCCCTGATGCTTCCGCAAACCGACTCGCTATCCTTGACCCTCGACGAGTTTTACACCACCACCACCGTCAACTTCAACCAGGCCCTTAACGAGGACCAGTTTTACCTCGACGGTGAGTTGGTGAGCGCCAACAAGGCCCAAAAGGTCGTCAAGTTCATGGACCTGGTGCGCCAGCTGAGCGGACGAACCGAATACGCCCAGATTGCCTCGGTCAACAACGTCCCGATGGCGGCCGGGCTGGCTTCTTCGGCCTCGGCCTTTGCCGCCTTGGCCGGGGCCGCCGCTAAGGATGCCGGCCTGGACCTCTCCTTAAAAGACCTAAGCCGCTTGGCCCGGCGCGGGTCAGGCTCGGCCACCCGTTCCGTTTACGGGGGCCTGGTAGAATGGCACCGCGGGGTCGATGACGCCACTTCCTTTGCCGAACCGGTGCAAGAAGTCCCCGACTTTGACATTGCCATGTTGGCGATCCTCGTTGATACCAGCCAAAAAAAGGTCTCCTCGCGCGGCGGCATGCAACTGGTAGTGGAAACCTCACCGTATTACCCGGCCTGGCGCGAAGTCGTTAAGCGTGACATGGTGGCGATTAAAGAGGCGATTGCCAACCGTGACCTACCAACGATTGGCCACATCGCCCAGGAAAACGCCCTGCGGATGCACGCCCTCAATTTGGCCGCCGACCCGGGCTTTACCTACTTCGACGGCCAAACGATCCTGGCCATGCAAACCATTGATCGCTTGCGTGAGGAAGGCTTAAACTGTTACTATACGATGGATGCCGGTCCCAACGTCAAGGTGATCTTTGACCCGAAGGACCAAGACGACCTCTTAAACGCCCTCACCCCGCTCTTTGGGGCCGAGCGACTGGTGGTTGCCAAACCGGGCCCGGGGATTGAATTCCTCACAGAACCGGTAATGAAATTTTAA
- the tnpA gene encoding IS200/IS605 family transposase, with product MTKEKIKDAIYTRRYIYNFHYHLIWVTKYRNQTFTTEVLSNEMKAILQQVADDNDIVIEKMEVMPDHIHMLISFPPSKAPASAIKALKGRSAYIFLQNHPEIRCSQYWGGHLWSPSYYMSTLGNMSKEVVEKYINNQKYTETNKKPHKGAQ from the coding sequence ATGACTAAAGAAAAAATCAAAGATGCCATTTATACTCGTCGTTATATCTATAATTTCCATTATCATTTGATCTGGGTAACTAAGTATCGCAATCAGACTTTTACAACCGAGGTCTTATCTAACGAAATGAAAGCTATCTTGCAGCAAGTTGCAGATGACAATGACATCGTAATCGAAAAGATGGAAGTCATGCCGGATCACATTCATATGCTGATCAGTTTTCCGCCAAGCAAAGCTCCGGCTAGTGCCATTAAGGCGCTCAAAGGACGTAGTGCCTATATTTTTTTACAGAATCATCCAGAAATACGATGTAGCCAATATTGGGGCGGTCATCTTTGGTCGCCGAGTTACTATATGAGTACATTGGGCAATATGAGCAAAGAAGTTGTCGAGAAATATATCAATAACCAAAAATATACAGAAACAAACAAAAAGCCCCATAAAGGGGCTCAATAG
- a CDS encoding helix-turn-helix domain-containing protein encodes MGRKVSYDEKIKIVQWALDHDSDYQVTAKEFDVSYNRVYDWVRKYQATGNWEVLKDRRGKKPRPKGDALTREEQLEEENRQLKAKVRRLEVERAFAKKLREIRNREVDDPQNTKRFRN; translated from the coding sequence ATGGGACGGAAAGTCAGTTACGACGAAAAGATTAAGATTGTCCAGTGGGCACTTGATCATGACAGTGATTACCAAGTAACAGCTAAGGAGTTCGACGTTTCGTATAACCGAGTGTATGACTGGGTTCGAAAATATCAGGCCACCGGTAACTGGGAAGTCTTAAAGGACCGGCGAGGTAAAAAGCCGCGTCCCAAAGGTGACGCTTTAACGCGCGAAGAACAGTTAGAAGAAGAGAACCGACAACTCAAGGCAAAAGTTCGGCGCTTAGAAGTGGAGCGAGCTTTCGCAAAAAAATTGAGAGAAATACGCAATCGGGAGGTGGACGATCCGCAAAATACGAAGCGATTCAGGAACTAG